The Tamandua tetradactyla isolate mTamTet1 chromosome 23, mTamTet1.pri, whole genome shotgun sequence genomic interval tatatatcagtgctattaattacatttgtaatGCTGTACTCTaaaattttctctgaaattaATACCTCAAATATTATATAGGAATAGTAAGTAAAGaaaaaactatttatttattaacaggTATGtacagaaaatgtagagaagcaagTTAATTAGAAGATGGTACTAGATTCTATTGCAAAGTGGTATGGACAGTGAACCTCTATGGGAAGTAGGTTTTAACCTTGCTTTGATGTGTCATAAATGGATATATAAAGGCAAATGAATTCTGAAAATCATGAGAAGGTCATCTTCTGTTAAAAATGACAGGAAGATCACCAGAAAAATTGAATTAATTTGTAAAAGTGAGATTTTTCACATTGGCTGTTAGaatatttgggttttatttgtggttctgatattgtctttttttttttttttttttttttgcatgggtaggctctgggaatcgaactcaggtctccagcatggtaggtaagaactctgccactgagccaccattgcccaaccatgtctcattttttaaatgaaatattttggagcCCTCAGTATTGACCAGTGAACTCAAAGTTTACTGACCCCCTTACATATACAATAACTCAGTTAATaaacacaaaacattttaaaggttGCACCATTATTActtatattttacaaatgagaaaattgaagtttAAAAGAATATGAATGGGTCCTGCccatggaacaaaaataaaagaatacggATGGACTTTGTCCAAGTTATCATAGAATAAGTTACTCAGGTTATAAGTGCTGGTTTTATCTTTTCACAAAGCTTAAGTTCTTAATCAAAATGAATGAAGTGACAaggttcttttttatgttgtTCCCAGTAGTATAGATTACCTCTGCAGTTCAGGAAGTTTCTGATCAGTATATTTGAAGTATGGCTCCTTTAGGAAtagagaaaattattatttttttaattcccagtATAATTTGTCCAGTTTCTCTTACTTGGAGAGAAACATGGAAGGAAGTATTGCAGCCTTCAGATATCTCTATTGTTTCAAATTTAGACCCAAGGGACCTAGGAACTAATAAATCACCCAAACAAATTTAGAATGAGCTCAACGAAGCCAAGACCATCTCTAAGTAGGTGAGTCAGATGTAGTCTGCGTATAAAGCTGAACTCCCCAATACAAGCTTCTTTCCTTGGTGAGCTGTGTTATATAAAGGAATCTGATTGCATTCAAAGATAATACCGCTAGCATCCTAACTACATCTCATACTGTGCTTTAACAGCACTCTCTATGGGAGGACTCTATTAACACTTAAAATGCTACTTTGTCAACCTCCAACATCTTCTCTattgtctttccttcccttccacctctctgtctgtctgtctctttcggtgtctgtttctgtctctgtctctctcacacacacacatgcacactcataaacacacacacaatccctAAAAACTTCATGTGGAATTAAACAGATAACCTCATAGACTTTACCCTCCATCCTGCAGTAGTGCTCAGAAAAGATAGTTAATATAACATGACTTAGAAGGGATATTTGGAGGAAGATGAATTTTCATATCTAAAAATGTTCTTTGAGGGTGGGTCCCGAATAATTATTCTATACCTAAGTGCTAGTAGCAGTGTTCtcttgtttgttatttttaattcatccttGGCCTCTTGGAAATGCTGTATATAAGGGTAAATTAAGAATGGATGATCactataaattttgaaatgtgaaaTAAGGTAGAAATTCATTGGTATTTCATTTCACTGATACCACTTCTTAGAAAGGAGTTTGACCTCAACAGGGATCCAAAGCAACAGATTGACACCAATGCTTTCCAACCACTTTTATGTCATACATGGCATAACATTTGGCTTCATGTTGGGATATTTGTAGGGGGTATTGGTTGACTGCAGAAGTCACTGGGTCTGGATACCTGTCGTGCACTGGTGATAACCAGCGTGGCTTGTAGTCTGGTTGTTAAACTCTCAGGAAGATACCAAGCCTTTGAATGGAGGGTACTCCTGCTTGGAAAAGCCCTACAGCCCCCAGTGGAGCACAGAGCAAAGCCTGGATAACACATCAAGAAAGATCTTGATGAATTAACAGTGGATAGGAGACAGGAGATTGTCCAGTGGTCATGTTTTTCTCCCCTGTCATTGAACACTTTCTCTGTGGAAAGCATTGCTATTTTTTTTGATGTGGAAGTGGCAGTAAAAGCACCAGAGATATGCCCCAGTCCTTCATAAACAAGGAAAACTCTTTAAAAGTTAATATTAAAGGGAGATTTAATTTAGTGTGTAACCATGTATTGAGAATCTAGATGGgcaaaataaaattcacagaaaGTAGAAGACAGCCAAATAGATGAAACTACTTGCTTTTTAAAGATTTAGCCAATTATCAGTGAggattaaaaatgataattatttaggaaatagaaatggaataattggacattgattttttaaaaattttccttgcCCACAGATGCCTTGGTGAGTGTATTTGCATAAACAGGATAGGCATACCCCAATTGATTTCTGCTGGCTGATCAAATCATAAACTCAAACTAATTCAAACATAAGTTagacaaaaccaaaagaaaactaaataattttaaaattatggctGAGAACTTCTTCAcattataatcagtaattcattcttttggctacctGCTCTCAAACATGGCTGAGGTTTAGAATCAACTTTGGAGCTTTGAAAGTACTGACACCTGGTTGCCCCCTCCTACTCCCTCTCTTCTGTTTTCAGAGCATATGGGGCATACCTGAGCATTGGTTTGTTAAATCCTTCCCAGGTAATACCTGTGTGCAGTAGAGTTTGAGGTACAGCTTTCTTTAGGCAAaatgcaataaagcaagaaaaaaaaagcaatgattattGAAGGAATATAAGGTTAAAATATGCCTGTGACTTTAAGGATTTCCTCTCAAAATTGACAGAGAtgtgtaaatgaatgaaaatattagaGATTTTGGGATAATGGTTGCTTCAGAACATCCTAGAGAAACACACTGTAAGCCATGAAGAAAAATTGCtgttaaaaaatgtaaaggaattgAGAGCATTGATAGTAAATGCaggatgatatttattttatgagcAATTTAGCAGATTGTTTCTATGAttttttagtttataaatttagaaTTCAAACTCTAGTTTAACTCTTTTAATGATAACTACCTACAGTAGTAAGTGTTCTCAATGATAAATTTATCCTACTAAATGGTTCCCTGTGCTTTGTGTTGACATGTTCTGAGAACCACCACAAATCCTGAAGTTGGACAAGTGTAATGAAGAAACTCTAATCTATTGATAGtctttattttaagtaaaataatgatATCTTGTAAATAAACCTCTTACCTTGCCACCATCTTTCAATGAAAAGGGTGTACTTTATGCTTACATCATCTGGTAACCTTATAATTTTCCTCAGCTGGGTTCAAATCATAATGTCATATCTGGAATTGAAATAAAAGTCTGTGAGGAAAAGTTTAATGAATTCAAGTCCCATAAGCGAGCAAGGGAACCTTTAATTCTGAATATTCTTGACTGCAATGATAATTTTACTAAAAAGGACATTATTAGatacttaactttttaaatttagaatgcTTCCATTTTAACATGGCAATCTATATTGAAAACTTAGCAATCATTGAATCACTACAGCTTTCTTTCATCTTTGTCTTCCTAAGCCTTAAATATTTGCTTGATGCTAAAGAACATGGATGCATCTCCCAGCTCTAGTGTTCTATCTTGATTACTTCTGAAAGAGAAAGTGACTACAGCTTTGGACAGGTGATCAGATTGATGAGGAATATGGGCTTTGCTGTGAAACATACCATCATATGTATTCTGCACCATCCTCTCTGTGTACCAATAGCAGAAACCTATTGTTGGTTATTGGTTTTAAATTGTTAATCAGGAATTAAGGGTTAGTGAGAGCCCATCTATCATGAAGTAATTCATATATTGCACTAAATGCAGAGTGTGATAAAGATAGCATTCAATTACAGCAGATATAACAACAATACTAGTAAATTAAAtctgaaatcaataaatattataataatgaTACTAATAAATTAAATCTGAAATATGAAGGGATTAGACTAGCTAGACTCTTTcagttgttaatattttatttatctcctttGTGGAACATAAATCCAGGGCCATtaataaaatccaaagaggccaataTTGGGTATAATGAGGAAAATCTTCTTTTTCAGGGCTGgtagaattataaataaatatagctATTGTGAAACATGCATCAGGAGCTCCATCTACCTAGATACTTTTCCATAAAACTTTGTTGAAAGCTGAATATTTCCCTAGGATATATTGATAAAAGTAAAATCTAGTGACACAAATGACTTGAATACTTTGAGCTCTAGAAATACACTGACAAATATTTATGGGAAAAGATGTTTACCTACATATACTTTAGAATTATAAGCTATTTGATAAACTATTTAATTTGTTATCAATTTTGTCAATAAACCAAAAATAAGGTGAACTTTGAATTGGGAGAAAGACCTGTTGCTTTAATTTCTATATACATAACATTGGAATTTACCTCATATTGCTGAACAATTTTCATTTAGCTTCTAAAGCATAAATTCTCTGTAAATGAGACAGGGGTTATAGTAAAGCAATTGACGTGATACATATataattactttattttaatatttagagGATGTTGGCAATGCACAAAAGTTAAAAACAAGGGAATACAATATGTTTCCAtttacaaattacatatttttatgcTGCCATATAATACATGGATAGAAGAAACAACAGCAGCAAAGACAGTGACATTTTAGTGACACCACTGAAATGACATCTGGTTTCATTCAGATGATATTTAACTTTAAACCAATATCTTCCCTTATTTTCAAAAGTTGTGAGGCAAAATAATTCCTAAGAAGATGATATTGAAAACAAAAGACGGTCTCCCCTGGAAGAGGAATGGCATGAAATTTGAGAGGTAAAGTCCAATGTTGCCCACAGGATGACTAATTCTAGGTGGGAAGACACTAGCAATCATCTATCCTCAATTGGCATGATCCATGAGATgagttgtttttattctttaactgCAGCAAAATCCCCTGGAATAAATGGCTGAAGTTAATGTCACTTATGTCACAGAATTCATTCTCAAGGGAATCACAGACCAGCCAGAGCTTCAGGCTCCATGTTTTGTGGTATTTCTAGTTATCTATCTGGTCACAGTTCTGGGGAACATTGGACTGATTTTCTTAATCAAGACTGACTCTCGGCTCCATACACCTATGTATTATTTCCTCAGCCACTTGGCCTTTGTTGACCTGTGCTATTCCTCTACCATCACACCGAAGATGATGGTCAATTTTGTTGTGGAATGTGACACAATTCCTTTCCATGCTTGTGCAGTACAATTGGGCTGCTTTCTCACCTTCATGATCACTGAGTGTTTCCTTTTAGCTTCCATGGCCTATGATCGCTATGTAGCTATCTGTAACCCCCTGCATTATTCAGTACTGATGTCAAAAAGGGTGTGCTTTCAATTAGTGGCTGTTCCATATGCCTATAGCTCTCTGGTTGCCCTATTCCATACCATTATCACTTTCCATCTAACTTATTGTGGACCCAATGTAATTAACCATTTTTATTGTGATGACCTCCCCCTCTTAGCTCTGTCCTGCTCAGACACACGCATGAAGGAAATTCTGATCTTTGCCTTTGCTGGCTTTGATATGATTTGTTCTTcttcaattgttttcatttcctacatCTTTATCATTGCTGCCATCCTCAGAATCCGCTCGACCCAAGGGCGACATAAGGCCATCTCCACCTGTGGCTCCCACATGGTGGCTGTGACTATTTTCTACGGCACACTGATCTTTATGTACCTACAGCCCAAATCAAACCACTCCCTGGACACAGATAAAACGGCATCTGTATTTTATACAGTGGTGATCCCAATGTTGAACCCCCTAATCTACAGTCTAAGGAACAAGGAGGTGAAGGAAGCCTCCAAGAAAGCCTTGGATAAAGGTTGTGAAACTTTGAAGAtgctgaaattaagaaaataagactttattaaagaaaatcagagaaataaataaagttCTCTCTTGCTTacatttcttataattattttccaatCAACTGAAAATATGAGTTCCTTTAACAGATCTTAGCATTTTTAGCAGGGGCCAAAGTCAATTTTAGAAAGTTGGTAATGATTTAAGAGTCCCAAGGTTCTTTAAAAGCTATAGAAATTATGTGGGAACATAAACATGGTCACACAAAAACATGCACATGTGTATCCCAAGAAAAGTTGGTGGCTTTTATTATTAGTGCTCTAAATTCTGGAATAAGACTGCCTGAGTTTGCTGTTTCCTTCACTTCTAAATtgtgcaaactagaacaacagacATAAATTCTGTGTGCTTCTGTTTCTAATTCTGGAAAATAATAGGACCCAACTCCTTGGGTTGTTTTTTGAGGATTAAACAATATTTATGAAGTGCTTTGAACAATGTTCACTGATAATGGGTCTATCTAAGTGTTTGTTAAATTGTATTTGATATATAAATGTTATGCATAATTAAAGATTCATTGAGCTTTCAAAAGTTTATCACTTTTTAAGTAATAGAAGCAAATCCTGGCTGGTTTCAGCTATCTGCTAGGCACTTTCTCAAGTAATTCTGCTTATTCTAAGCAAACAGAACCAAGACATGTGTGAGATTTTATTTCCAGATGTCAATTATTTATAAATTGTCTAAGGTTACAtaactagaaatttaaaaattctaaatgcAGATTCAAGTCTATCCAACTATTGTTTTCTTAACCATGGTGTTATAAATAAAGGGTATTTTAACATCTAGATTTAATGTGTCATTAGCAGACTtcaaaaaaatattccttttgttCTAAATAAAAGTTGTGATGTCATTTACCTGTACATTGCTGTTTATGCAATCATTCTTATAAGATCtgacatataattaaaaaataatgtttcatgTACTTTTGTTGTTTTGACATTACAGAAAGAGTAATTCATAATTAGtgatttaatgttattttatattttaccatttttgaagaatattttgatACTTTTAATCATTACATAGGATACAGCTTGAAGTTTGCATTATAAGgtgattattttctgttttgcacTTAATTTGCAAATAGTTCAGCTTTCCTGCCACAATAAAGTCCCTTTAGAACTTGTAATGTGAATGAATTCTCAGGTTTTTAAAGCAGATCTAACAGAGAAATACAGGTGTTTTTTTCACCACATTTAGGCCTGCTATATGCATTTATATAGGAAGAGACATGCATAACTCACCTATTACATACACAACACATAGGAGAAAATGAGACAATCTTTCCTTCAACAGGTAATGAAATTCATGTCTAGAGAATTTGATCCACCTGAGACTCTGGTCTTCTGAGGTTTCATTGAA includes:
- the LOC143666540 gene encoding olfactory receptor 8U3, whose amino-acid sequence is MAEVNVTYVTEFILKGITDQPELQAPCFVVFLVIYLVTVLGNIGLIFLIKTDSRLHTPMYYFLSHLAFVDLCYSSTITPKMMVNFVVECDTIPFHACAVQLGCFLTFMITECFLLASMAYDRYVAICNPLHYSVLMSKRVCFQLVAVPYAYSSLVALFHTIITFHLTYCGPNVINHFYCDDLPLLALSCSDTRMKEILIFAFAGFDMICSSSIVFISYIFIIAAILRIRSTQGRHKAISTCGSHMVAVTIFYGTLIFMYLQPKSNHSLDTDKTASVFYTVVIPMLNPLIYSLRNKEVKEASKKALDKGCETLKMLKLRK